In one Oryza glaberrima chromosome 2, OglaRS2, whole genome shotgun sequence genomic region, the following are encoded:
- the LOC127761415 gene encoding chorismate mutase 2, cytosolic — MGEAELSLAAVRDALVREEDSIVFALIERARRPRNAPAYAAAAAAGGRSLAEFFVREAEVLHAKAGQYQKPEDVPFFPQDLPSPLFPTKDYPKVLHCFASSVSVNDAIWKMYFNELLPLFTVDGDDGNYAETVALDFACLKALSRRIHIGKYVAEVKFKDASQDYSPLIRAKDTKALMNLLTFKAVEEKVKRRVEKKARIFGQNVTLEDNADKQEGNAGDSECKVNPEVLSKLYDLWVMPLTKDVEVEYLLRRLD; from the exons ATGGGCGAGGCGGAGCTGAGCCTGGCGGCTGTGCGCGACGCGCTGGTGCGGGAGGAGGACTCCATCGTCTTCGCCCTCATCGAGCGCGCCAGGCGCCCGCGCAACGCGCCGGCatacgcggccgccgccgccgccggcggccgatCCCTCGCCGAGTTCTTCGTCCGGGAAGCCGAGGTTCTGCACGCCAAG GCCGGACAATACCAAAAGCCAGAAGATGTTCCATTCTTTCCCCAAGATCTCCCTTCACCTCTATTTCCTACCAAAGATTACCCAAAG GTTTTGCACTGTTTTGCATCATCAGTCAGTGTGAATGATGCAATATGGAAGATGTATTTCAACGAGTTGCTTCCACTATTCACTGTGGATGGAGATGATGGTAACTATGCAGAAACAGTTGCATTAGATTTTGCATGTCTGAAG GCCCTGTCAAGAAGAATTCATATTGGTAAATATGTTGCTGAGGTGAAGTTCAAAGATGCTTCCCAAGATTATAGTCCACTAATCCGTGCAAAG GATACCAAGGCTCTGATGAATCTGCTAACATTCAAGGCGGTTGAAGAGAAGGTGAAAAGGAGAGTAGAGAAGAAGGCCAGGATATTTGGTCAGAATGTCACTTTGGAGGACAATGCTGACAAGCAAGAAGGCAATGCAGGTGACAGTGAGTGCAAAGTTAATCCTGAAGTGCTATCTAAGCTATATGATCTGTGGGTAATGCCTTTGACGAAGGATGTTGAAGTTGAGTATCTTCTCCGCCGTCTTGACTGA